A genome region from Arachidicoccus soli includes the following:
- a CDS encoding DEAD/DEAH box helicase, translating into MANQYGKTWWGLQWLNSLNNIDYSNRLPRGRSYANNGAVAKIEITENRIKAWVNGSQRKPYQVDIILPPFFDPQLDKFIKALANRPVIISKLLNKELDQEVLSIAENMGLKVFPKQWTDFKMQCSCPDWAVPCKHLAAVIYKVSAEIDNNPFLVFSLHSVDLITEMNKLGLFINQETSRIPQLINLYFNSAKNATKKVFNNEDAYIKPSFAQLKPIHVPLAALLSDFPAFYPNSDNFKEKYTTSINRNVKNCQRILQNKISLEAALNRSLKANKIGAHSKQTIILDEKFETKVLVDDIKNSLSDFLLQIVQIPNNKTLDYQPSTAALHTLFYASLHLLANGAIVPQIIQHSNANFSIRWLPAMLSKDVRNLIKELELILPPGIFVWEEKGTQKEIDNQPVLNLLSLFITELLHLFQERFSGALFLNLFFKNDQYAFTGPGEEALSGGIAAWLQKYFITQGKYKPQIEVTESLNDNFLISVNVLEKDTPQNAPLTLREILNVKKYDKNRFEILSAITQLNSFINGLDDYINSKGEQQILMNMESFAPFLFQMIPAIQLLDIDILLPKSLQHILKPKASIKVKAKTSKSFLRLDQLLEFDWQVAIGDHLMNEEDFKKLLKKSDGLIKYKSQYIYVNKEELEKLHKHFSGDVKLSSLQLLQTALSQEYHGSAISLTNEVRDLIKEITEVKEIPLPKKLKAKLRPYQQRGFSWMYRNAKIGFGSVLADDMGLGKTLQVITALLKYKEENATGDKKALVIAPTGLLTNWQVEINKFAPTLKTHLFHGSNRKITKDYDILLTSYGIARTEASNLKKLTWHSLVIDEAQNIKNQETAQAKAIKTIPADNFIAMSGTPVENRLSEFWSIMDYCNRGFLGSPKDFKENFANPIETYNDIKAADKLKMITSPFLMRRLKNDKKIISDLPDKIEMDCYSNLVKEQASLYEKTLEEALKEIEAIDASDKKGLFVRQGLVLQMILALKQICNHPTQFLKNNIMDAKLSGKLSLLFDKLDSIVESNEKVLVFTQFTEMGKILQFFIKERYGVSPLFYHGGNTLKQRKEMVNNFQTNHADKIFILSLKAAGTGLNLTAANHVIHYDLWWNPAVEAQATDRAYRIGQKNNVMVHRLITKNTFEERINEMIQSKKALAEMTVATGENWIGNLSNKELKQLFELGQ; encoded by the coding sequence GTGGCAAATCAATACGGAAAAACTTGGTGGGGCTTGCAATGGCTCAACTCTCTCAATAATATAGATTATAGCAATCGACTTCCTAGAGGGAGGAGCTATGCCAATAATGGTGCAGTTGCCAAAATTGAAATTACCGAAAATAGAATAAAGGCATGGGTGAATGGTAGCCAGCGAAAGCCTTATCAAGTAGACATCATTCTACCTCCTTTTTTCGATCCACAATTGGACAAATTCATAAAAGCATTGGCAAACAGACCGGTAATTATTTCCAAACTCTTAAACAAAGAATTGGACCAGGAAGTACTTTCCATTGCCGAAAATATGGGATTAAAAGTTTTCCCTAAACAATGGACTGATTTCAAAATGCAATGCTCTTGCCCCGATTGGGCAGTACCTTGCAAACACTTAGCCGCTGTAATTTATAAAGTAAGTGCCGAAATTGACAACAACCCATTTCTTGTATTTAGCTTGCATAGTGTTGATTTAATTACCGAGATGAATAAATTGGGTTTATTTATTAACCAAGAAACTTCAAGAATACCGCAACTTATTAATCTTTATTTCAATTCAGCAAAGAACGCAACCAAGAAAGTCTTTAATAATGAAGACGCTTACATAAAACCATCATTTGCACAGCTAAAACCTATCCATGTGCCTTTAGCTGCACTGCTTTCTGACTTTCCTGCCTTTTACCCTAATAGTGATAATTTCAAAGAAAAGTATACAACAAGCATTAATAGAAATGTAAAGAATTGCCAACGTATTTTACAGAATAAAATAAGTTTGGAAGCCGCATTAAACAGAAGTCTGAAAGCAAACAAAATAGGGGCCCATAGCAAGCAAACCATCATTTTGGATGAAAAGTTTGAAACCAAGGTTTTAGTGGACGATATAAAAAATTCACTTTCCGATTTTTTGTTGCAAATTGTACAAATCCCCAATAATAAAACCTTAGATTATCAACCTTCTACGGCAGCTTTACATACGCTGTTTTATGCCTCCCTGCATCTCCTGGCCAATGGAGCTATTGTGCCGCAAATTATACAGCACAGCAATGCAAATTTTTCTATCCGTTGGCTACCTGCAATGCTGAGTAAAGATGTACGCAATTTAATAAAAGAACTGGAACTGATTTTACCCCCGGGAATTTTTGTATGGGAGGAAAAAGGAACTCAAAAAGAAATAGATAATCAACCTGTTTTGAATTTGCTTTCCCTATTTATCACAGAATTGCTGCATCTATTTCAAGAGAGATTTTCGGGCGCTTTATTTTTAAATCTTTTCTTTAAAAATGATCAATATGCCTTTACAGGACCAGGGGAAGAAGCGCTAAGCGGAGGCATTGCTGCCTGGTTGCAAAAATATTTTATTACCCAAGGCAAATACAAACCGCAGATAGAAGTGACTGAAAGCCTGAACGACAATTTTCTTATTTCAGTCAATGTTTTAGAAAAAGATACCCCGCAAAATGCCCCCCTGACATTAAGGGAAATATTAAATGTCAAAAAGTATGACAAGAATCGTTTTGAAATTCTCTCCGCCATTACTCAACTCAACAGTTTTATAAATGGGTTAGATGATTATATAAATTCCAAAGGTGAGCAACAAATTCTAATGAATATGGAGTCCTTTGCGCCTTTTTTGTTTCAGATGATTCCGGCAATACAGTTGTTAGATATTGATATTTTGCTACCAAAATCATTGCAACATATTCTTAAACCTAAAGCATCAATAAAAGTAAAAGCCAAAACAAGTAAGTCTTTTTTACGCTTAGACCAGTTACTCGAGTTCGACTGGCAGGTAGCTATAGGTGATCATTTGATGAATGAAGAAGATTTCAAAAAACTTCTTAAGAAATCAGATGGACTAATCAAATACAAATCACAATACATATATGTAAACAAAGAAGAATTGGAGAAGCTTCATAAGCATTTTAGTGGGGATGTCAAACTAAGCTCACTACAATTACTGCAAACTGCTTTGAGCCAAGAATATCATGGCTCTGCCATTTCCTTGACCAATGAAGTACGCGATTTGATTAAAGAAATTACGGAGGTTAAAGAAATTCCTTTACCCAAAAAATTAAAAGCAAAATTACGACCTTACCAACAAAGAGGCTTCTCGTGGATGTATAGAAATGCTAAGATTGGGTTTGGATCGGTGTTGGCTGATGATATGGGCTTAGGTAAAACCTTGCAGGTAATCACTGCTTTATTGAAATACAAGGAAGAAAATGCAACGGGCGACAAAAAAGCTTTAGTAATTGCACCTACGGGGCTGCTTACCAACTGGCAAGTCGAAATAAATAAATTTGCACCTACACTAAAAACACATTTATTTCACGGCAGCAATCGAAAAATAACCAAAGACTACGACATTTTGCTTACCTCTTACGGTATAGCCCGCACCGAAGCATCAAATTTAAAAAAACTCACTTGGCATTCGCTCGTAATCGACGAAGCACAGAATATAAAAAATCAAGAGACAGCTCAAGCGAAAGCCATAAAAACCATCCCTGCAGACAATTTTATCGCGATGAGCGGTACACCCGTAGAGAACAGACTGAGTGAATTTTGGAGTATTATGGATTATTGCAACCGGGGCTTCCTGGGTTCACCCAAAGACTTCAAAGAAAACTTTGCCAACCCTATTGAGACCTACAACGATATAAAGGCAGCAGATAAGCTCAAAATGATTACGAGTCCATTTTTAATGCGGCGTCTAAAAAATGATAAAAAGATTATCAGCGACCTCCCCGATAAAATAGAAATGGATTGCTATTCCAATCTGGTAAAGGAGCAGGCAAGTCTCTATGAAAAAACATTGGAAGAAGCCCTAAAAGAAATTGAAGCTATTGATGCCAGTGACAAAAAGGGGCTGTTTGTACGTCAAGGTCTGGTATTGCAAATGATTTTAGCTCTAAAGCAAATATGCAACCATCCTACACAATTTTTGAAGAATAATATTATGGATGCGAAGTTAAGCGGAAAGCTTAGTTTGCTTTTCGACAAATTAGACAGCATTGTTGAGAGTAATGAAAAAGTATTGGTCTTTACTCAGTTTACTGAAATGGGTAAGATACTTCAATTCTTTATTAAAGAGCGTTACGGCGTGAGTCCTTTGTTTTATCATGGTGGCAATACTCTAAAACAACGCAAAGAAATGGTAAACAATTTTCAAACTAATCACGCTGATAAAATTTTCATACTCTCGTTAAAAGCTGCAGGCACCGGCCTTAACCTCACTGCCGCCAACCATGTAATTCATTACGACCTATGGTGGAACCCTGCCGTCGAGGCCCAAGCTACCGACAGAGCTTATCGCATTGGGCAAAAAAATAATGTAATGGTACATCGGTTGATTACAAAAAATACTTTTGAAGAGCGTATCAATGAGATGATACAGTCCAAAAAGGCACTCGCAGAAATGACAGTAGCCACCGGCGAAAACTGGATCGGAAACCTCAGCAATAAAGAATTGAAACAGTTGTTTGAATTAGGGCAATGA
- a CDS encoding acyl-CoA thioesterase produces MNFYTRKLIKPEDLNSNNTLFGGSLLKWIDEEAAIYAIIQLGNNNCVTKFMSEIDFISSPKQGDIIELGIKAIKFGNTSLTLTCQVRDKISHKIILTIDKIVFVTVDEDGRPTPHGKTSITYTDERLREDEE; encoded by the coding sequence ATGAATTTTTATACAAGAAAATTAATAAAACCGGAAGATCTCAACTCCAACAATACTTTATTTGGCGGAAGTTTATTGAAATGGATTGATGAGGAAGCTGCTATTTATGCAATTATTCAGTTAGGTAATAATAACTGTGTTACGAAATTCATGTCAGAAATTGATTTTATAAGTTCTCCTAAGCAGGGTGATATTATTGAATTAGGGATTAAAGCGATAAAATTTGGTAATACTTCGCTTACACTTACTTGTCAGGTAAGAGACAAAATAAGTCACAAAATCATTCTTACTATCGATAAGATTGTATTTGTAACTGTCGATGAGGATGGCAGACCGACACCTCACGGTAAAACAAGCATCACGTATACAGATGAAAGGTTGAGAGAAGATGAAGAATAA
- a CDS encoding cation diffusion facilitator family transporter has protein sequence MAHTHSEGHSHHHGHDHSHVQELSHIGRAFYMGISLNFIFVLIEVIVGLSVNSLSLLSDAGHNLADVASLALSLLAFKLLKVKPSDKYTYGYRKTTILVALFNAIILLISIGAIGYEAVRRIIHPEILSGDKIAWVAAAGILINGITAFLFLNDKEKDINIKSAYLHMLADALVSVAIVIGGVVIFYTHIYWIDTVLSIVIVVVILKSTWGLLKSSLRLSLDGVPENVDLEKIRQKVMQLEEVKDIHHIHAWGLSTTINALTAHVLVNANMSITDLDILKKEIKHRLEHLNIQHATLEFEQDMHDCDNIEV, from the coding sequence ATGGCGCATACGCACTCAGAAGGCCACTCTCACCACCACGGTCATGATCATAGTCATGTTCAGGAACTCTCTCATATTGGCAGAGCATTTTATATGGGCATTTCACTCAATTTTATTTTTGTATTGATAGAGGTAATTGTTGGCCTTTCCGTAAACTCTTTGTCTTTACTTTCCGATGCAGGTCATAATCTTGCAGATGTTGCGAGTCTGGCATTATCACTACTTGCCTTCAAGCTGCTAAAAGTAAAACCAAGCGACAAATATACTTATGGCTATCGCAAAACAACTATTCTAGTTGCATTATTCAACGCAATTATATTATTGATATCTATCGGTGCTATTGGTTATGAGGCAGTGCGCCGTATTATTCACCCCGAAATACTTTCCGGCGATAAAATCGCTTGGGTTGCTGCTGCCGGTATCTTAATAAATGGCATTACTGCATTTCTATTTTTAAATGACAAGGAGAAAGATATCAATATCAAATCGGCTTATTTGCATATGTTGGCTGATGCTTTAGTCTCTGTAGCCATCGTAATCGGAGGTGTTGTAATTTTCTATACACATATTTATTGGATAGATACTGTATTAAGTATAGTAATTGTTGTAGTAATATTAAAAAGCACTTGGGGATTATTAAAAAGTAGTCTCAGGCTTTCTTTAGATGGGGTGCCGGAAAATGTAGATTTAGAAAAAATCAGACAAAAAGTAATGCAATTAGAGGAAGTTAAAGATATACACCACATACATGCCTGGGGGCTTAGTACAACCATTAATGCGCTTACGGCGCATGTTTTGGTCAATGCTAATATGAGTATTACTGATTTGGATATATTGAAAAAAGAGATAAAACACAGGTTAGAGCACTTGAATATTCAGCATGCAACACTGGAATTTGAGCAAGACATGCACGACTGCGATAATATAGAAGTATAA
- the rplK gene encoding 50S ribosomal protein L11 — protein MAKEISGFVKLQVKGGQANPAPPVGPALGSKGVNIMEFCKQFNARTQDKQGKVVPVLITVYSDKSFDFVIKTAPASIQLMEAAKIKKGSKESNRDKVGKVTWAQVEEIAKDKMPDLNCFTVESAMKMVAGTARSLGLTIDGAAPWEN, from the coding sequence ATGGCAAAAGAAATCTCAGGTTTCGTAAAGTTGCAGGTAAAAGGCGGACAAGCCAACCCTGCGCCTCCAGTTGGGCCTGCATTAGGTTCCAAAGGTGTGAACATTATGGAGTTCTGCAAGCAATTCAACGCAAGGACTCAAGACAAGCAAGGAAAAGTAGTTCCTGTTTTAATTACAGTTTATTCTGACAAGTCTTTCGACTTCGTTATCAAAACTGCTCCTGCCTCTATCCAATTGATGGAAGCTGCAAAAATCAAAAAAGGTTCTAAGGAAAGCAACCGTGACAAAGTAGGTAAAGTTACTTGGGCACAAGTAGAAGAAATTGCAAAAGACAAAATGCCCGATCTTAACTGCTTTACAGTTGAAAGTGCTATGAAAATGGTAGCTGGTACGGCACGTAGCTTAGGTCTCACAATCGACGGCGCTGCTCCGTGGGAAAATTAA
- the rplA gene encoding 50S ribosomal protein L1 yields MAKITKKRKVAEAKIDSNKFYSLNEASALVKEINTTKFDSSVDLHIRLGVDPKKADQQVRGTVTLPHGTGKTKKVLVLCTPDKEAAAQEAGADFVGLDEFITKIDGGWTDVDVIIATPSVMPKIGRLGKVLGPRNLMPNPKTGTVTNDVAAAVTEVKGGKIAFKVDKAGIVHASIGRVSFSPEKIAENGQELINALIKLKPTAAKGIYVKGVSLAATMSPGIAVDTKSVQN; encoded by the coding sequence ATGGCAAAAATTACTAAAAAAAGAAAAGTAGCGGAAGCGAAAATCGATAGCAATAAATTTTATTCGCTTAATGAAGCTTCTGCATTAGTGAAAGAAATCAACACGACAAAATTTGATAGCTCTGTTGACCTTCACATACGTTTGGGCGTTGATCCCAAAAAAGCTGACCAGCAAGTGCGTGGTACAGTTACCCTTCCTCACGGTACAGGTAAAACCAAAAAAGTTTTGGTTTTATGTACTCCAGATAAAGAAGCGGCCGCTCAGGAAGCAGGCGCTGATTTTGTAGGATTGGATGAATTTATTACAAAAATTGATGGCGGTTGGACCGATGTTGATGTAATTATTGCAACACCTTCTGTAATGCCAAAAATTGGCCGCTTGGGTAAAGTATTAGGTCCTCGTAACTTAATGCCAAATCCTAAAACAGGAACAGTTACCAATGATGTAGCTGCTGCAGTAACCGAAGTAAAAGGTGGTAAAATTGCGTTTAAAGTAGATAAAGCGGGTATTGTACACGCTTCTATTGGGCGCGTTTCTTTCTCTCCAGAGAAAATTGCAGAAAACGGACAAGAGCTTATTAACGCTTTAATCAAGTTGAAACCTACAGCCGCTAAAGGCATTTATGTAAAAGGTGTAAGCTTGGCTGCAACAATGAGCCCTGGCATTGCAGTGGACACTAAATCAGTTCAAAACTAA
- the rplJ gene encoding 50S ribosomal protein L10, with the protein MTKDQKNEVIELLKEKFTQYNNFYVTNTESLSVEQIGQLRRACFNKQVEMKVAKNTLIKKALESLDAEKYTGVYESLNNVTALMFSENPKNPAVIISSFRKEGKQEKPELKAAFINGDIYSGDNQLNALTNIKTKEELIGDVIGLLQSPAKRVLAALLNQEDKTEASPAAVEEAPATESAAPEAAPEA; encoded by the coding sequence ATGACAAAAGATCAAAAAAACGAAGTAATAGAGCTTTTAAAAGAAAAGTTCACTCAATACAACAACTTTTATGTAACGAATACAGAATCGTTGAGCGTAGAGCAAATCGGCCAACTGCGCCGTGCTTGTTTTAATAAACAAGTAGAAATGAAAGTGGCTAAAAACACTTTGATTAAAAAAGCATTGGAATCTTTAGATGCAGAAAAATATACAGGTGTTTACGAATCATTAAACAATGTGACTGCTTTAATGTTCTCTGAAAACCCAAAGAATCCCGCTGTCATCATTAGCAGTTTCCGCAAAGAAGGTAAGCAAGAAAAACCTGAATTGAAAGCGGCTTTTATCAATGGTGATATTTACAGTGGCGACAATCAATTGAATGCTTTGACGAATATCAAAACAAAAGAAGAATTGATTGGCGATGTTATCGGCTTGTTGCAATCTCCAGCTAAACGTGTATTAGCTGCCTTATTGAACCAAGAAGATAAAACTGAAGCATCTCCAGCAGCTGTTGAAGAAGCTCCAGCTACAGAATCAGCAGCACCAGAGGCAGCTCCGGAAGCATAA
- the rplL gene encoding 50S ribosomal protein L7/L12, whose amino-acid sequence MADIKALAEQLVGLTVKDVQELADFLKSEYGIEPAAAAVVVAAGGEAAAAEEKTAFDVVLVSGGASKLGVVKVVKEITGLGLKEAKEIVDTAPKAVKEGVSKAEADDIAAKLKEAGAEVEIK is encoded by the coding sequence ATGGCAGACATTAAAGCATTAGCTGAACAATTAGTAGGCTTAACAGTAAAAGACGTACAAGAATTAGCAGATTTCTTAAAATCTGAATATGGCATTGAACCAGCTGCTGCTGCAGTTGTAGTTGCTGCAGGTGGCGAAGCTGCTGCTGCTGAAGAAAAAACTGCATTTGATGTAGTTTTGGTTAGTGGCGGTGCTAGCAAACTAGGCGTAGTAAAAGTGGTGAAAGAAATCACTGGTTTAGGTTTGAAAGAAGCTAAAGAAATTGTAGATACAGCTCCAAAAGCAGTTAAAGAAGGCGTATCTAAAGCTGAAGCAGACGATATCGCAGCTAAATTAAAAGAAGCTGGCGCTGAAGTTGAAATTAAATAG
- a CDS encoding copper homeostasis protein CutC: MLLEIAVFNIASALQAQSLGADRIELCENPLEGGTTPSFGTLKLVSEMIGIPVFPIVRPRGGDFLYNDEEYEVMKADLLLCKKMGFQGAVLGLLNMDGTIDVERTKKLVAAAYPLEITFHRAFDRARNPYESLEQVIETGCSRILTSGQQPNVSNACELIKKLIVQADERIIILPGSGVRSSNLPKMIETGAQEFHSSARKEKKSSMRFTVTSMAESLIHFGVDEEEIKKMKSILQSS, translated from the coding sequence ATGTTATTAGAAATCGCTGTTTTTAATATTGCGTCTGCTCTGCAAGCGCAGTCATTAGGTGCAGACAGAATAGAACTCTGTGAAAACCCTTTAGAAGGAGGTACTACACCCTCATTTGGAACATTGAAGTTGGTCTCAGAAATGATAGGTATACCTGTTTTTCCTATTGTCCGACCAAGAGGAGGAGATTTTTTATATAATGATGAAGAGTACGAAGTAATGAAAGCCGATTTGCTGCTTTGTAAAAAAATGGGGTTTCAGGGTGCTGTTTTAGGTTTGCTAAATATGGATGGGACGATTGATGTAGAACGAACAAAGAAATTGGTTGCGGCAGCTTATCCATTAGAAATTACCTTTCATCGTGCTTTTGATCGTGCAAGAAATCCGTATGAGAGTCTGGAACAAGTAATAGAGACAGGCTGCTCTAGAATTTTGACAAGTGGTCAACAGCCGAATGTAAGCAACGCTTGCGAATTGATAAAAAAATTAATTGTACAAGCGGACGAAAGAATAATTATTTTACCAGGCAGTGGTGTGCGCAGCAGTAATTTGCCAAAAATGATAGAAACAGGAGCACAAGAGTTTCATTCTTCTGCAAGAAAAGAAAAAAAGTCTTCCATGAGATTTACTGTCACTTCCATGGCTGAATCACTCATACATTTTGGCGTTGACGAAGAAGAAATAAAAAAGATGAAATCTATATTGCAATCATCATGA
- a CDS encoding helix-turn-helix domain-containing protein, producing the protein MSYPLPIHIKESIAELRAIQRKGSELIAKRMLVLIEIKKHEKEGISKRELSVLTGINHNSIVKWRKMYLAKGLESLLSHGRVGGFKKSVISAEEHQQIEQLLKDPNNGIRGYKELLDWVRTKLSKDIKYITLVKYAQRHFGTKIKVARKSHINKDKEAVEAFKKTSIGNVSS; encoded by the coding sequence ATGTCTTATCCATTGCCTATCCATATAAAAGAATCGATTGCAGAATTACGAGCCATTCAGAGAAAGGGCAGCGAGTTGATTGCCAAAAGAATGCTGGTATTAATAGAGATCAAAAAGCATGAAAAAGAGGGTATATCTAAACGTGAACTGTCTGTACTTACCGGTATTAATCATAATAGTATCGTAAAGTGGCGTAAAATGTATCTTGCCAAAGGGCTTGAAAGCCTGTTAAGCCATGGGCGGGTGGGAGGTTTTAAAAAAAGTGTTATTAGTGCTGAAGAGCATCAGCAAATAGAGCAGTTATTGAAGGATCCCAATAATGGCATCCGAGGTTATAAGGAACTATTAGACTGGGTGAGAACTAAATTGTCTAAAGATATAAAGTATATAACCTTGGTTAAATATGCCCAGAGACATTTCGGCACAAAAATAAAAGTGGCTAGAAAAAGTCATATTAATAAAGATAAAGAAGCTGTAGAGGCTTTTAAAAAAACTTCAATTGGAAATGTCAGCAGCTAA
- a CDS encoding IS630 family transposase: MLQTPLCFETVNLYFQDESRFGLFTRNGKALTALGVKPICAFHQVFKSLYLFGAFSPVNGDSFLLEMPFCNADSFQLYLDEFSKQNPNEFKIIVLDNGAFHKAKALKIPDNIAFIFLPPYSPELNPAENMWARFKRSFTNKLFKTLDEVSDFIGEFTKKLTPQSIQTTCAFEYAVSGINWTK; this comes from the coding sequence ATGCTGCAAACTCCCCTATGTTTCGAAACGGTCAATCTCTATTTTCAGGACGAAAGCAGGTTTGGACTGTTTACCAGAAACGGCAAAGCATTGACAGCGTTGGGTGTAAAACCTATATGTGCGTTTCATCAGGTATTTAAAAGCCTATATTTATTTGGCGCCTTTTCTCCTGTTAATGGAGACAGCTTTTTACTTGAAATGCCCTTTTGCAATGCAGACAGTTTCCAACTATATCTGGATGAATTTTCTAAGCAAAATCCAAATGAGTTCAAAATCATCGTCCTGGACAATGGTGCATTTCATAAAGCCAAAGCACTCAAAATACCGGACAATATAGCATTCATATTTCTGCCACCATACAGTCCGGAATTAAATCCGGCCGAAAACATGTGGGCCAGATTCAAAAGAAGCTTTACCAACAAACTATTCAAGACCCTGGATGAAGTCAGTGACTTTATTGGAGAGTTCACTAAGAAGTTGACACCACAATCTATCCAAACAACCTGTGCATTTGAATACGCTGTTTCGGGTATTAATTGGACTAAATAA
- a CDS encoding S-adenosylmethionine:tRNA ribosyltransferase-isomerase: MHPKQLSINDFTYELPDQKIAKFPLETRDESKLLIYKNGEIADDIYAYLPSYLPEKSFLVFNNTKVVEARLLFEKESGSTVELFCLEPADDYSDITTAMLQKQKVLWKCLIGGAKKWKEGLLRKVIPNHQNKYLNAQKVEKRKDYFLIEFTWEDPDLSFAEILHLLGQIPVPPYLNRKAEEKDKETYQTVYAKYEGSVAAPTAGLHFTETLLQNLKNRNIHSSFVTLHVGAGTFKPVKADSMQAHEMHAEFIDVSLLFLEELLHNISEKIVVVGTTSMRTVESLYWMGVKVLSKIEDYTMVSQWEPYELPQHFSATESLNALIGVLKDKNATRLLARTQIIIAPGYPLQIVDGLITNFHQPKSTLLLLVAAVVGNDWKKIYQHALNQDYRFLSYGDGSLLWKN; this comes from the coding sequence ATGCACCCTAAACAGCTATCCATAAATGATTTTACATACGAATTACCAGACCAAAAAATTGCCAAATTCCCTTTGGAAACCAGGGATGAGAGTAAGTTGTTGATCTATAAAAATGGTGAGATTGCAGATGACATTTATGCTTATTTGCCATCGTATTTGCCGGAAAAGTCGTTTTTGGTCTTCAATAATACCAAAGTTGTAGAAGCTAGATTGTTGTTTGAAAAGGAGTCTGGAAGTACTGTTGAGCTCTTTTGTCTAGAACCAGCGGATGATTATTCTGATATTACAACTGCTATGTTACAAAAACAAAAAGTACTTTGGAAATGCCTTATTGGTGGCGCAAAAAAATGGAAAGAAGGCCTGTTGAGAAAGGTAATTCCCAATCATCAAAATAAATATCTAAATGCACAAAAAGTAGAAAAACGCAAGGATTATTTTCTAATAGAGTTTACTTGGGAAGATCCAGATTTAAGTTTCGCGGAAATATTACACTTATTGGGCCAAATACCTGTGCCGCCTTATCTTAATCGAAAAGCAGAAGAAAAAGATAAAGAAACTTATCAAACTGTTTATGCAAAATATGAGGGTTCTGTAGCTGCACCAACAGCGGGTTTACATTTTACAGAAACATTATTACAAAATTTGAAAAATAGAAATATTCATTCCTCTTTTGTGACGCTACATGTAGGTGCAGGGACTTTTAAGCCGGTTAAAGCTGATTCAATGCAGGCGCATGAAATGCACGCCGAATTTATAGATGTATCACTTCTATTTTTGGAAGAATTGCTCCACAATATCTCAGAAAAAATTGTAGTTGTAGGAACAACTTCTATGCGCACTGTCGAAAGTCTTTATTGGATGGGCGTAAAGGTATTATCTAAAATAGAGGATTATACGATGGTTTCTCAATGGGAGCCTTATGAATTGCCGCAACATTTTTCCGCAACAGAATCATTAAATGCATTAATTGGTGTTTTAAAAGATAAAAATGCGACCAGATTACTTGCAAGGACACAAATTATTATTGCACCAGGTTATCCATTACAAATAGTGGATGGGCTGATTACTAATTTTCATCAACCTAAATCAACTCTCTTGCTTTTAGTGGCAGCAGTTGTAGGGAATGATTGGAAGAAAATATATCAGCATGCGCTTAATCAGGATTACCGATTCCTTAGTTATGGTGATGGAAGTTTATTGTGGAAGAATTAA
- a CDS encoding NifU family protein produces the protein MIKTGSTIISIYTEMTPNPATMKFVANKLLYPGKSIDFQDETMAGPSPLAKELFSFPFIKSVFIASNFVTLTKTDEVEDWQEVIPQVKQFLKEYLESGGIVVNEDEVSKIIPESTNAVSTDDDDIVKRIKELLDNYVRPAVEMDGGAIQYKSYNHGVVNLTLQGSCSGCPSSMITLKAGIEGMMKRMIPEVKEVVAEAD, from the coding sequence ATGATAAAAACAGGAAGTACTATAATAAGTATTTATACAGAGATGACGCCCAATCCGGCTACAATGAAGTTTGTTGCGAATAAACTTTTATATCCCGGTAAAAGTATCGATTTTCAAGATGAGACCATGGCAGGCCCTTCGCCTTTAGCCAAAGAGCTGTTTAGTTTTCCATTTATAAAAAGCGTATTTATCGCCAGTAACTTTGTTACGCTTACAAAAACTGATGAAGTAGAGGATTGGCAGGAAGTGATACCGCAGGTAAAACAGTTTTTAAAAGAATATTTGGAAAGTGGTGGTATTGTAGTAAATGAAGATGAAGTTTCAAAGATTATTCCGGAATCAACGAATGCTGTTAGCACTGATGACGATGATATAGTGAAACGTATCAAAGAATTGCTAGATAATTATGTGCGTCCGGCAGTGGAAATGGATGGCGGTGCCATTCAATACAAGAGCTACAATCATGGAGTAGTAAACTTAACACTTCAAGGAAGTTGTAGCGGATGTCCTTCTTCTATGATTACTTTGAAAGCCGGTATAGAAGGCATGATGAAACGCATGATACCCGAAGTAAAAGAAGTAGTTGCTGAAGCAGATTAA